One uncultured Gellertiella sp. genomic window carries:
- a CDS encoding adenylosuccinate synthase: protein MTNVVVVGSQWGDEGKGKIVDWLSERADVVVRFQGGHNAGHTLVIDGVSYKLSLMPSGVVRPGKMAVIGNGVVIDPHALLAEIDKLAGQGVTITPENLRIADNATLILSVHRELDGMREDAAAETGTKIGTTRRGIGPAYEDKVGRRAIRVMDLAEPEALAAKVERLLTHHNALRRGFGVAEVSVESLMQELAAITDRVLPFRDTVWLFLDKERRRGARILFEGAQGSLLDIDHGTYPFVTSSNTVAGQAAAGSGMGPGSLGYILGITKAYTTRVGEGPFPTELFDEVGQFLGERGHEFGTVTGRKRRCGWFDAALVRQSVATNGITGIALTKLDVLDGLDELKICVGYTLDGVEIDHLPASQAAQARVQPVYITLEGWKGSTVGARKWADLPAQAIKYVRQVEELIGAPVALLSTSPERDDTILVTDPFED from the coding sequence ATGACGAATGTCGTGGTTGTCGGTTCCCAGTGGGGCGATGAAGGCAAGGGCAAGATTGTAGACTGGCTCTCCGAGCGCGCCGATGTGGTCGTGCGCTTTCAGGGCGGGCATAATGCCGGCCACACGCTGGTGATCGATGGCGTCAGCTACAAGCTGTCGCTGATGCCTTCGGGCGTGGTGCGTCCGGGCAAGATGGCGGTGATCGGCAATGGCGTGGTCATCGATCCGCATGCGCTGCTTGCCGAAATCGACAAGCTGGCAGGCCAGGGCGTGACCATCACCCCGGAAAACCTGCGCATTGCCGACAATGCCACGCTGATCCTCTCCGTCCACCGCGAGCTTGACGGCATGCGCGAGGATGCGGCTGCCGAAACCGGTACCAAGATCGGCACCACCCGGCGTGGCATCGGTCCGGCCTATGAGGACAAGGTCGGCCGCCGCGCCATTCGCGTCATGGATCTTGCCGAACCCGAGGCGCTTGCCGCCAAGGTCGAGCGGTTGCTCACCCATCACAATGCCCTGCGCCGGGGTTTCGGGGTTGCCGAAGTCAGTGTCGAAAGCCTGATGCAGGAACTGGCCGCGATCACCGACCGCGTCCTGCCGTTCCGCGATACGGTCTGGCTGTTCCTCGACAAGGAACGCCGCCGCGGCGCGCGCATCCTGTTTGAAGGCGCACAGGGCTCGCTGCTCGATATCGATCACGGCACCTATCCCTTCGTCACCTCGTCCAACACCGTGGCGGGGCAGGCGGCGGCAGGGTCCGGCATGGGGCCGGGCTCGCTCGGCTATATCCTCGGCATCACCAAGGCCTACACGACCCGCGTCGGCGAAGGCCCGTTCCCGACCGAGCTGTTCGACGAGGTCGGCCAGTTCCTCGGCGAGCGCGGCCATGAATTCGGCACGGTCACCGGGCGCAAGCGCCGCTGCGGCTGGTTCGATGCCGCCCTGGTGCGCCAGTCGGTCGCCACCAATGGTATTACCGGCATCGCGCTTACCAAGCTCGACGTGCTCGACGGGCTGGACGAGCTGAAGATCTGCGTCGGCTATACGCTCGATGGCGTGGAGATCGACCATCTCCCGGCAAGCCAGGCCGCGCAGGCCCGCGTCCAGCCGGTCTACATCACCCTTGAAGGCTGGAAGGGCTCGACCGTCGGTGCCCGCAAATGGGCCGATCTTCCCGCCCAGGCGATCAAATATGTCCGACAGGTGGAAGAACTGATCGGTGCGCCGGTAGCTCTCCTGTCCACAAGCCCCGAACGGGACGACACCATACTTGTGACTGACCCTTTTGAGGACTAA